Proteins from a single region of Candidatus Rubrimentiphilum sp.:
- a CDS encoding DUF5666 domain-containing protein, translating into MKNLHVAALATLFGISAASGVFASTTSIAVADQDDRGNGRNNHNRNNGNWQNQNGQCNTNGGVRGNDNDNDADDNNGQIHQLPQQAQQPHGRGHRRGWQNPNNPHYCGYNGNCGYNNGQYGQNGQYNGRCNGNGQGNSVIRGTITSVSGNQVTLMEGFGQAVTINDQPALDNQSTGRVVIGRFVTAYGYYQNGIFYATSMQ; encoded by the coding sequence ATGAAAAATCTGCACGTTGCAGCTCTGGCAACACTCTTTGGAATTAGCGCGGCGTCCGGCGTCTTTGCTTCGACGACTTCAATTGCCGTCGCGGATCAGGACGATCGAGGCAACGGCCGCAACAATCACAACCGGAACAATGGCAACTGGCAAAACCAAAATGGCCAGTGCAATACGAACGGTGGAGTTCGCGGCAACGATAACGACAACGATGCCGACGACAACAACGGTCAAATTCATCAATTGCCGCAACAAGCGCAGCAGCCTCACGGCCGCGGGCACAGGCGCGGCTGGCAGAACCCGAATAACCCGCACTACTGCGGCTACAACGGAAACTGCGGCTACAACAACGGCCAGTATGGACAGAACGGTCAATACAACGGCCGGTGCAATGGCAACGGCCAAGGCAACTCGGTGATTCGCGGAACGATTACGTCGGTGAGCGGCAACCAGGTGACGCTGATGGAAGGCTTCGGCCAGGCCGTCACGATCAACGACCAGCCGGCGCTAGATAATCAGAGCACGGGACGCGTGGTCATCGGCCGGTTCGTCACGGCGTACGGCTACTACCAGAACGGAATCTTCTACGCGACGTCGATGCAATAG
- the thrS gene encoding threonine--tRNA ligase yields MADQQHAGLPELRHTAAHVLAYAVQDLFPDAKPTIGPAIENGFYYDFDRLEPFTPEDLERLEARMREIVAANYEMTGREVSRAEALERFKTNPYKSEIAREIPEGEPITLYTIGEFTDLCRGGHLHRTGEIGAVKLMSVAGAYWRGDEHNPMLQRIYGTAWKTQGELDTYLHQLEEAQKRDHRRLGQELDLFSIEEEAGGGLIFWHPKGAIVRGIVEDFIRTGLRERGYQPVITPHIVSERLYEISGHLENFAQNMFGPIEVEEQRFRLKPMNCPGHILIYKSRQRSYRDLPLRFSEFGTTYRFERSGVLHGLTRVRGFTVDDAHLFCLPEQLQDEFERTLDEALRLMKAFGFEQFEYFLSTREPQLRAETDPIAESAIRKALESRNLAFELDEGGGAFYGPKLDINVRDALGRKWQLGTVQVDFVLPHRFDLKYRGADGQDHTPVMIHRALAGSMERFFGLLIEHYGGNFPAWLAPVQAVVTPISEHQLEYARAVATQLRERGFRVDVDESNEKLGYKIRHWKTQKVPYILVTGKQEAADGTVNVNERLVEEKRTVPVEAFISELRAKVESKG; encoded by the coding sequence ATGGCAGACCAACAGCACGCCGGCCTTCCCGAACTGCGCCATACCGCCGCGCACGTCTTGGCCTATGCCGTTCAGGATCTGTTTCCCGACGCCAAGCCGACGATCGGACCGGCGATCGAAAACGGCTTTTACTACGATTTCGACCGCCTCGAGCCGTTCACGCCCGAAGATTTAGAACGCCTCGAAGCGCGGATGCGCGAGATCGTCGCTGCAAATTACGAGATGACCGGCCGCGAGGTGAGTCGCGCCGAAGCGCTCGAACGCTTCAAAACGAATCCGTACAAGAGCGAGATCGCTCGCGAAATTCCCGAGGGCGAACCGATCACGCTCTACACCATCGGTGAGTTCACCGACTTGTGCCGCGGCGGACATCTCCATCGCACGGGCGAGATCGGCGCAGTCAAGCTCATGAGCGTCGCCGGCGCGTATTGGCGCGGCGACGAGCACAACCCGATGCTGCAGCGCATCTACGGGACCGCTTGGAAAACGCAAGGCGAACTCGACACCTACCTGCATCAGCTCGAAGAGGCACAGAAGCGCGACCACCGGCGCCTGGGACAAGAGCTCGATCTCTTCTCCATCGAGGAAGAAGCCGGCGGCGGCTTGATCTTCTGGCATCCTAAGGGCGCAATCGTTCGCGGGATCGTTGAGGACTTTATTCGCACGGGTTTGCGCGAGCGGGGATATCAGCCGGTCATAACGCCGCACATCGTTAGCGAAAGGCTCTACGAGATCTCAGGGCATCTCGAAAACTTCGCGCAAAATATGTTCGGACCGATCGAAGTCGAGGAACAACGGTTCCGGCTTAAGCCGATGAACTGTCCCGGGCACATCCTCATCTATAAGAGCCGGCAGCGCAGCTACCGCGATCTGCCGCTGCGTTTCTCGGAATTCGGTACGACGTATCGCTTTGAGCGCAGCGGCGTGCTTCACGGGCTCACGCGCGTGCGCGGCTTCACGGTGGACGACGCTCACCTCTTCTGTCTTCCGGAGCAGCTGCAAGACGAATTCGAACGTACCCTTGATGAAGCGCTACGCCTCATGAAAGCCTTCGGGTTCGAGCAGTTCGAGTATTTCTTGTCGACGCGCGAGCCGCAACTGCGCGCGGAGACGGATCCGATCGCCGAAAGTGCCATTCGCAAGGCGCTCGAAAGCCGTAACCTCGCCTTCGAGCTCGATGAAGGCGGCGGCGCGTTCTACGGACCGAAGTTGGATATCAACGTGCGCGACGCGCTCGGCCGGAAATGGCAACTCGGCACGGTGCAAGTGGACTTCGTGCTGCCGCACCGTTTCGACTTAAAGTATCGCGGCGCCGACGGGCAAGATCATACGCCGGTGATGATCCACCGCGCGCTGGCGGGATCGATGGAGCGTTTCTTCGGCTTGCTGATCGAGCACTACGGCGGCAACTTTCCGGCGTGGCTGGCGCCGGTGCAGGCGGTCGTCACACCGATCTCCGAACACCAGCTCGAATATGCGCGCGCGGTGGCGACGCAGTTGCGCGAACGAGGATTTCGCGTGGACGTCGACGAGTCCAACGAAAAGCTGGGCTACAAGATTCGCCATTGGAAGACGCAAAAAGTGCCATACATTCTGGTAACGGGCAAACAAGAAGCTGCAGACGGGACCGTAAACGTGAACGAACGTCTCGTGGAAGAAAAACGAACGGTTCCGGTGGAGGCATTTATTTCAGAACTTCGCGCCAAAGTGGAATCGAAGGGTTAG
- a CDS encoding metalloregulator ArsR/SmtB family transcription factor — translation MSLRRCCPPKRVARANYGDEAALFAALSDEHRLAIIASLAQTEGEICVCDFTDCLPLNQPTVSHHLRILRESGLVTGVRRGTWVYYRLAADAKRRLQHVLRAIFEGKVSYERAS, via the coding sequence ATGTCTCTACGGCGTTGCTGCCCGCCAAAACGCGTCGCGCGCGCAAACTACGGCGACGAAGCTGCGCTCTTCGCCGCGCTCTCGGACGAGCATCGCCTAGCGATAATCGCCTCGCTCGCGCAAACCGAGGGCGAGATTTGCGTCTGCGATTTCACCGATTGTCTGCCGCTCAATCAGCCGACGGTCTCCCACCACCTGCGCATCCTACGCGAAAGCGGACTCGTGACGGGCGTGCGGCGCGGAACTTGGGTGTACTACCGGTTGGCGGCAGATGCAAAACGGCGTTTGCAGCACGTTCTGCGCGCCATCTTCGAGGGAAAGGTCTCCTATGAACGAGCTTCATGA
- a CDS encoding DUF5063 domain-containing protein, which translates to MIDQDDQRWQDFVSAARQCIETIDTASADLVETCAKLHGDLLELQLAAIDLPEVTTDGSDPAMVTEAAHADRNRLKEAFPIRYSMPDQVLELSGAEPPVIREMSEDLADIYDELQDVLALSEARYIDDAVFQARSGYVEDWGFLVVSAQAALWKYVAEAAIDAEDQATPDPDSN; encoded by the coding sequence ATGATCGACCAAGACGATCAGCGCTGGCAAGACTTTGTGTCGGCCGCTCGCCAGTGCATCGAGACGATCGATACCGCTTCAGCAGACCTCGTCGAAACGTGCGCGAAACTGCACGGCGACCTCTTGGAACTGCAGTTGGCCGCAATCGACCTTCCCGAGGTCACGACCGACGGCAGCGACCCTGCCATGGTGACCGAAGCCGCGCACGCCGACCGGAACAGACTCAAAGAAGCATTCCCGATCCGGTACAGCATGCCGGACCAAGTCCTGGAACTGTCGGGAGCCGAGCCGCCGGTCATCCGCGAGATGTCCGAAGACCTCGCGGATATCTACGACGAGCTGCAGGACGTGCTTGCGCTCAGCGAAGCCCGCTACATCGACGACGCCGTCTTCCAGGCTCGAAGCGGCTACGTCGAGGACTGGGGCTTTCTGGTCGTCAGCGCTCAGGCGGCGCTCTGGAAATACGTCGCCGAGGCGGCCATCGACGCCGAGGACCAGGCGACTCCTGACCCGGATTCTAACTAA
- a CDS encoding amidohydrolase produces MRRRTFLASTAALAGSSAVPVFAASQKADLIVTAHSIHTVDPHFANAKAFAVANGRFMYVGSLAGARALAGAHTKMLDLGSATVLPGLIDAHMHLVGVGAALHEVDLFHVASFEEIVRRTVAFARSSPDPWVIGDGWDQNLWPGKAFPTHDALSAALPDRPVVLNRVDGHALLANAKAMQLAGISASTADPSGGRILRDASGAPTGVFIDNAMGLIGQAIPPASDAQIERQTVLAIQEANRWGVIAIGDPGVTYQKAQAYDRVANAGKFSLRNHVMLADNPELIAAHLDHGIIQGAYDGRISIRAIKLFMDGALGSRGAALLAPYDDDPSNTGLLRTTQMHVEDVATLALRAGFQTCVHAIGDRGNRVVLDAYEAALRNVPSRGHRMRIEHAQVLSPQDIPRFKQLGVLPSMQTTHQISDMGWAQARLGPQRVLGAYAWRSLLDTGVIIPNGTDAPVEAVNSLRTFHAAITRQNEANQPPGGWYPSQRMSRDEALKSMTTWAAFANFQEHGSGSITPGKHADFVVMDRDWMTIEPDAIMETQILATYFAGQPVYEASRGAAFAPLRGRRSRGRCCG; encoded by the coding sequence ATGCGTCGCCGCACGTTTCTTGCTTCTACCGCAGCTTTAGCCGGATCGTCCGCAGTGCCCGTATTCGCGGCGTCGCAAAAAGCGGATCTCATTGTGACGGCTCACTCGATTCACACCGTCGATCCGCACTTCGCAAACGCCAAGGCGTTCGCGGTTGCGAACGGCCGGTTCATGTACGTCGGCTCGCTCGCCGGTGCGCGCGCGTTGGCCGGAGCGCACACGAAAATGCTCGACCTCGGAAGCGCCACGGTGTTGCCGGGTCTCATCGATGCGCACATGCATCTCGTCGGCGTCGGTGCGGCGCTGCACGAAGTCGACCTCTTTCACGTTGCTTCATTTGAAGAGATCGTACGGCGCACCGTCGCCTTCGCGCGCAGCTCTCCCGACCCGTGGGTGATCGGCGACGGATGGGACCAGAACCTTTGGCCCGGTAAAGCATTTCCGACTCACGATGCGCTGAGCGCCGCGCTGCCGGATCGTCCGGTTGTCCTGAATCGCGTGGACGGACATGCCCTGCTCGCCAATGCGAAGGCGATGCAGTTGGCCGGCATCAGCGCGTCAACGGCGGATCCGAGCGGCGGAAGAATCTTGCGTGATGCATCGGGCGCGCCGACCGGCGTCTTCATCGACAACGCGATGGGATTGATCGGCCAGGCGATCCCGCCCGCAAGTGACGCGCAGATCGAACGCCAGACCGTTCTCGCGATTCAAGAGGCAAATCGCTGGGGCGTCATCGCGATCGGCGATCCGGGCGTTACGTACCAAAAAGCGCAAGCCTACGACCGCGTGGCGAACGCCGGGAAGTTTTCGCTGCGCAACCACGTCATGCTCGCCGACAATCCCGAACTGATCGCGGCTCATCTCGATCATGGGATCATCCAAGGGGCGTATGACGGCCGCATCTCCATTCGCGCGATAAAACTCTTTATGGACGGCGCGCTAGGTTCGCGCGGAGCGGCGCTGCTCGCACCTTACGACGACGATCCTTCCAACACGGGCCTGCTGCGAACGACGCAGATGCACGTCGAGGACGTCGCCACGCTGGCGCTGCGCGCCGGGTTCCAAACGTGTGTCCATGCGATTGGCGATCGCGGGAACCGCGTCGTCCTGGACGCATATGAAGCGGCATTGCGCAACGTGCCGAGCCGCGGCCACCGCATGCGCATCGAGCACGCTCAAGTGCTGAGTCCGCAAGACATTCCGCGCTTTAAGCAGCTCGGCGTTCTTCCGTCGATGCAAACCACGCACCAGATCAGCGACATGGGCTGGGCGCAGGCGCGACTCGGTCCGCAACGCGTGCTAGGAGCGTATGCGTGGCGCTCGCTGCTCGACACCGGCGTCATCATTCCGAACGGAACGGACGCGCCGGTCGAGGCGGTCAATTCGCTGCGCACATTTCACGCCGCAATTACGCGGCAAAACGAGGCAAATCAACCGCCCGGCGGCTGGTATCCGTCGCAGCGGATGAGCCGCGACGAAGCGCTCAAATCCATGACGACCTGGGCGGCGTTCGCCAATTTCCAGGAGCACGGCAGCGGCTCGATCACGCCGGGCAAGCACGCCGACTTCGTAGTGATGGATCGCGATTGGATGACGATCGAACCCGATGCAATCATGGAGACCCAGATTCTCGCGACGTATTTTGCCGGGCAGCCCGTTTATGAAGCGTCTCGCGGCGCCGCGTTCGCGCCGCTACGCGGGCGGCGCTCGCGCGGGCGCTGCTGCGGGTGA
- a CDS encoding peptide ABC transporter substrate-binding protein, translated as MTTVCLLLVACAQSGQQRSVIGRSTLVIAQQREPRSLNPSLENGQSQTEWGELLFSFLVKYDDHAQLVPDVATEVPSLANGGISADGLTVTYHLRKNVRFADGQPLTARDCVWSINAINNPANLVQSRYGYDKIASATAPNDTTLVLHLKEPFSPLLTLVMAPQGFPILPQHVLAKYPDFNRIDFNTKPVGSGPYVVDQWLHGDRVEMHANPYYFRGKPRIEHLTVRFVPDAQTAVNLLQTHEVQGYFNAQDYAQYPLLMGLSGYHVLSTPVSAVGAIIFNTRSPQTNDPNVRHALAQAIDVPSLVAKASRGALNSDNAGRGLFIWAYDKRAYPDIPYDPAHARALLDRAGWRVGANGVRSKNGVPLEVTMVIQAATPGDALIGNSVTQYERAVGARVELKQYNITQFVAPVSQGGPVYGGKFQLALYPFVNGDDPDTTDQFACANVPPKGYNKSRICDPRIDALLLAGRSTFDLTKRKAIYAQLQRLLYQELPIILIYQRREIDAFTSRLQGETGSTDSVFWNVGSWRLSGD; from the coding sequence ATGACAACTGTTTGTCTTCTGCTTGTGGCGTGTGCTCAGTCCGGGCAGCAGCGCAGTGTCATCGGACGATCGACGCTCGTCATCGCGCAGCAGCGCGAACCGCGATCGCTGAATCCTTCACTTGAAAACGGCCAGTCGCAAACCGAGTGGGGAGAACTGCTCTTCTCATTCCTGGTGAAATACGACGACCACGCACAGCTCGTGCCCGACGTTGCGACGGAAGTTCCAAGCCTCGCAAACGGCGGTATCAGCGCGGACGGCCTGACCGTGACGTATCACCTGCGCAAGAACGTACGCTTCGCCGACGGACAACCGTTGACGGCGCGCGACTGCGTCTGGTCGATCAACGCGATCAACAATCCGGCAAACCTCGTGCAGTCGCGGTATGGCTACGACAAGATCGCCTCGGCAACCGCGCCGAACGACACGACACTCGTCCTTCATCTAAAAGAGCCGTTTTCACCGCTCCTGACGCTCGTCATGGCTCCGCAAGGCTTTCCAATTCTGCCGCAGCATGTGCTGGCGAAGTATCCCGACTTTAACCGCATCGATTTCAACACCAAGCCGGTCGGTTCGGGTCCGTACGTCGTTGACCAATGGCTGCACGGCGATCGCGTCGAGATGCACGCGAATCCGTACTATTTCCGCGGCAAGCCGCGCATCGAGCATCTGACCGTGCGATTCGTGCCCGACGCGCAGACGGCGGTCAACCTCTTGCAGACGCATGAGGTGCAAGGTTATTTCAACGCGCAAGATTACGCTCAGTACCCGCTGCTCATGGGGTTGAGCGGTTATCACGTGCTGAGCACGCCGGTCAGCGCCGTCGGCGCGATCATCTTCAATACGCGATCGCCGCAGACGAATGACCCGAACGTACGGCACGCGCTGGCCCAGGCGATTGACGTGCCGAGTTTGGTAGCCAAGGCGTCGCGCGGCGCGCTCAACAGCGACAACGCGGGTCGCGGGCTGTTCATATGGGCTTATGACAAGCGCGCATACCCCGACATCCCATACGATCCGGCGCATGCGCGCGCATTGCTGGACAGGGCCGGATGGCGCGTTGGCGCGAACGGCGTACGATCCAAGAACGGCGTGCCGCTCGAAGTCACCATGGTCATTCAAGCGGCGACGCCCGGCGATGCGCTTATCGGAAACTCGGTGACGCAATACGAGCGCGCGGTTGGAGCGCGCGTCGAGCTCAAACAATACAATATCACGCAGTTCGTGGCTCCGGTCAGCCAGGGCGGGCCCGTTTACGGCGGCAAATTTCAGCTCGCGCTCTATCCGTTCGTCAACGGGGACGACCCGGATACGACCGACCAATTCGCCTGCGCGAACGTGCCTCCGAAAGGCTACAACAAATCACGTATCTGCGATCCGCGCATCGACGCGCTGCTCCTGGCGGGCCGGAGCACATTCGACCTCACGAAACGAAAAGCGATCTACGCGCAGCTCCAGCGGTTACTGTACCAGGAGCTGCCGATAATTCTGATCTATCAGCGCCGGGAAATCGATGCGTTCACCTCGCGGCTTCAGGGCGAGACCGGCTCTACCGACAGCGTTTTCTGGAACGTCGGCTCGTGGCGTCTCTCAGGTGACTAG
- the tsaD gene encoding tRNA (adenosine(37)-N6)-threonylcarbamoyltransferase complex transferase subunit TsaD — translation MIILGVETSCDDTSAAIVEDGLRVRSSVATNQDEFHAKYGGIVPEIASRQHVALLTAAIEDAAARANVRLEDLDGIAVTRGPGLIGSLVVGVASAKALAFSLHKPLYGVNHLHGHIFAAFLDRDDRPQYPFLTLLVSGGHSQLVAVEGPTHMHVIGRTKDDAAGEAFDKTARLLGLPFPGGPEIDRLAREGNPAAIKFPRHRGEPDSLDMSFSGIKTAVRYFIESDAGGKASKADVAASFQAAIVDMLMQRVKTAFDRGPYTSVVLSGGVAANSALQRALKEWGTQANVPIFIPPPKYCTDNAAMIASAAAHQGDAVRVDPLSLSADPNLPFELGVTA, via the coding sequence GTGATCATCCTCGGAGTCGAAACCTCGTGCGACGATACCTCGGCGGCTATAGTGGAGGATGGGTTGCGCGTGCGCTCGAGCGTGGCAACCAACCAAGATGAGTTTCACGCCAAGTACGGCGGAATCGTGCCGGAGATCGCCAGCCGCCAGCATGTCGCGTTACTAACGGCTGCCATCGAGGATGCGGCTGCGCGCGCGAACGTGCGGCTCGAGGACCTCGACGGCATCGCCGTCACGCGCGGACCCGGCCTAATCGGCAGCCTGGTCGTCGGCGTGGCGTCGGCCAAAGCACTGGCGTTTTCACTGCACAAGCCGTTGTACGGCGTCAATCACTTGCACGGACATATCTTCGCGGCATTTCTCGATCGCGACGACCGCCCGCAGTATCCGTTTCTCACGCTGCTCGTCTCGGGTGGACACTCGCAACTCGTGGCTGTCGAAGGGCCTACGCACATGCACGTTATCGGGCGAACCAAAGACGACGCGGCCGGGGAAGCCTTCGACAAAACCGCGCGCTTGTTGGGCCTTCCGTTTCCAGGTGGACCGGAGATCGACAGACTGGCGCGCGAAGGCAACCCGGCGGCGATAAAATTTCCGAGGCACCGCGGCGAGCCGGATTCGCTCGACATGTCATTTTCCGGAATAAAGACCGCCGTCCGGTACTTTATCGAATCGGACGCCGGCGGTAAAGCTTCGAAGGCGGACGTAGCGGCGTCGTTTCAGGCGGCGATCGTGGATATGCTTATGCAAAGGGTTAAGACCGCATTCGATCGCGGACCCTACACGAGTGTCGTACTCTCGGGGGGCGTCGCAGCGAATTCCGCGCTGCAGCGTGCGCTAAAAGAGTGGGGAACACAAGCGAACGTGCCGATCTTTATCCCGCCGCCCAAATATTGCACCGATAATGCGGCGATGATCGCGTCGGCGGCAGCCCATCAAGGCGACGCCGTGCGAGTCGATCCGCTCAGCCTTAGTGCAGATCCGAATTTGCCGTTTGAATTGGGAGTGACTGCATGA
- a CDS encoding aldo/keto reductase yields METRLTAAAAGTITIGGDLTVNRMGFGGMRLCGPGIWGWPQDRENALKVLRRAIELGINFIDTADSYGPEVNEEQIAQALYPYPDDLVIATKGGLTRGGPGKWERDCRPERLKACCDASLRRLKLDTIAIYQLHAIDTKVPLEDQVGALRELRDAGKIRHVGISNATLEQLQAAEKIVPIVSVQNPYNYAERRDNDGVIDYCEREGLAFLPYFPLNAGDVSDNNELQEIAERHDATVFQIALAWLLHRSKIMLPIPGTQSLQHLEENVAAAGIRLDDEDLHTRE; encoded by the coding sequence ATGGAAACGCGCCTTACTGCCGCAGCTGCCGGCACGATTACAATTGGCGGCGATTTAACGGTCAACCGCATGGGCTTTGGCGGCATGCGTCTCTGCGGTCCGGGTATCTGGGGCTGGCCGCAGGACCGGGAAAACGCGCTAAAAGTGCTGCGCCGCGCCATCGAGCTGGGCATCAATTTCATCGACACGGCCGATTCGTACGGGCCCGAGGTCAATGAAGAACAGATTGCGCAGGCGCTCTACCCCTATCCGGACGATCTCGTTATCGCGACCAAGGGCGGTCTGACCCGCGGCGGACCCGGCAAGTGGGAACGCGACTGCCGGCCCGAGCGCCTGAAGGCGTGTTGCGATGCGAGCCTGCGGCGGCTGAAGCTCGATACGATTGCGATCTATCAGCTGCACGCGATCGACACAAAAGTGCCCCTTGAAGACCAAGTCGGCGCGTTGCGCGAACTGCGCGATGCCGGAAAGATCCGGCACGTCGGAATTTCGAATGCTACGCTGGAGCAGCTGCAGGCCGCCGAGAAGATCGTCCCGATCGTTTCGGTGCAGAATCCATACAACTACGCGGAGCGGCGCGATAACGACGGCGTTATCGACTACTGCGAGCGTGAGGGCCTGGCGTTCCTACCGTACTTTCCGCTCAACGCCGGCGACGTGTCGGACAACAACGAGCTGCAAGAGATCGCTGAACGCCACGACGCTACCGTTTTCCAAATCGCGCTGGCGTGGCTATTGCACCGCTCGAAGATCATGCTGCCGATTCCGGGAACGCAGTCGCTGCAGCATCTCGAGGAAAATGTCGCCGCCGCGGGCATCAGGCTCGACGACGAAGACTTGCATACTCGTGAGTGA
- a CDS encoding YihY/virulence factor BrkB family protein translates to MIALLKATYAGFARHKSPWLAAAMSYFAVFAVAPLVIVLIEIAALAVGNDATARKEVYAYIAQHASGSSGTAIRGMVDATLSQRREGIIAQAVGWTVFVFAAVGLFGSLRDALDTIWDVTPQSKGFIGVICQEAVSFFVMLGVALLLMISVVASAALSAAPGSKVIVFFVSFAVITAAFAVLFRFLPAATIEWRDVWAGAALTSLLFVLGQFLLAWYLGRAGTASIFGAAGALVIFLMWVNYSAQIVLFGAEFTHEYASLRRRA, encoded by the coding sequence ATGATTGCACTTCTTAAGGCAACGTACGCCGGCTTTGCTCGTCATAAATCGCCGTGGCTGGCCGCCGCGATGTCGTACTTCGCGGTATTTGCCGTCGCGCCGCTGGTCATCGTGCTGATTGAGATTGCCGCTTTGGCCGTCGGCAACGACGCGACCGCGCGCAAGGAGGTGTACGCTTATATCGCCCAGCACGCGAGCGGCAGCTCGGGGACGGCGATTCGCGGTATGGTCGATGCGACGCTGAGTCAGCGCCGCGAAGGCATCATCGCGCAAGCCGTCGGCTGGACGGTCTTCGTATTCGCGGCGGTCGGTTTGTTTGGTTCGCTGCGCGATGCGCTCGACACCATTTGGGACGTAACACCTCAGAGCAAGGGGTTTATCGGCGTTATCTGCCAGGAGGCGGTGTCGTTCTTCGTGATGCTCGGCGTCGCGCTCTTGCTGATGATCTCCGTGGTTGCGAGCGCCGCGCTGTCTGCCGCGCCGGGCTCGAAAGTCATCGTCTTCTTCGTCTCTTTTGCCGTTATCACCGCGGCGTTCGCGGTGCTCTTCCGCTTTCTGCCGGCAGCAACAATCGAATGGCGGGACGTTTGGGCGGGCGCCGCGCTGACGTCGCTGCTCTTCGTTCTCGGACAGTTCTTACTGGCGTGGTACCTCGGGCGCGCTGGAACCGCGTCGATCTTCGGCGCCGCCGGCGCGCTGGTTATCTTCTTGATGTGGGTGAACTACTCGGCGCAGATCGTGCTGTTCGGCGCCGAGTTCACTCACGAGTATGCAAGTCTTCGTCGTCGAGCCTGA
- a CDS encoding MFS transporter, whose protein sequence is MSAVQALRDLTVVQKKTFVASFLGWTLDAFDFFIVVVTVPHIAHDFHVKPPTIFLAVTLTLAMRPLGALIFGWIADRIGRRIPLMIDIGLYSTLELATAFSPNLTVFLILRAFFGVAMGGEWGIGAALAMETLPAKSRGLFSGILQEGYAVGYLLAGIVLAVLYVHIGWRGMFVIGALPALLILFIRSHVPESPAWLASRAAGVAAVRDPLFAALRRSWPLFLYAIPFMAAFNFMSHGTQDTYTTFLTAQHGFGPGLAGTLTSVAAIGAITGGIFFGWLSQRFGRRNTIMVCAVLGALAIPLWAFSQTIALIALGGFLMQVMVQGAWGIIPAHLNEISPPTARGTFPGLTYQLGNLIAAGAGQIISALAQNSPLPSGHPDYSKAMSLVMVGVFAAVIIMTALGYFVVPEHRDAELVAE, encoded by the coding sequence TTGAGCGCAGTCCAAGCCCTTCGCGATCTCACCGTCGTCCAGAAAAAGACGTTCGTCGCAAGTTTCTTGGGCTGGACGCTAGACGCGTTCGATTTCTTCATCGTCGTCGTGACCGTGCCGCACATCGCGCACGATTTTCACGTAAAGCCTCCAACGATTTTCTTAGCGGTAACCCTCACGCTGGCGATGCGCCCGCTCGGCGCGCTGATCTTCGGCTGGATTGCCGATCGCATCGGCCGCCGGATTCCGCTCATGATCGACATCGGGTTATATTCCACGCTCGAATTGGCAACCGCATTTTCACCGAACCTGACCGTCTTCCTGATTCTCCGCGCCTTCTTCGGCGTCGCAATGGGAGGCGAATGGGGAATCGGGGCGGCGCTTGCAATGGAAACGCTGCCTGCCAAGAGCCGCGGCCTTTTCTCCGGCATTTTGCAAGAGGGATATGCGGTAGGCTATTTGCTGGCGGGCATCGTGCTTGCGGTGCTCTACGTTCACATTGGGTGGCGCGGCATGTTCGTCATCGGCGCATTGCCGGCTTTGCTCATTCTCTTCATCCGCTCGCACGTGCCGGAATCACCGGCTTGGCTGGCGAGCCGCGCCGCGGGTGTCGCCGCTGTGCGCGATCCCTTATTCGCGGCGCTACGCCGGTCGTGGCCGCTGTTTCTGTATGCGATTCCATTTATGGCCGCCTTCAACTTCATGTCGCATGGCACGCAAGACACGTATACTACGTTCTTGACCGCGCAACACGGCTTTGGTCCAGGCCTCGCCGGTACGCTCACTTCGGTCGCCGCAATCGGTGCGATCACCGGCGGCATTTTTTTCGGCTGGCTATCCCAACGGTTCGGCCGCCGCAACACGATTATGGTTTGCGCTGTTCTGGGCGCTCTGGCAATTCCGTTGTGGGCCTTTAGTCAGACCATAGCGCTGATCGCCCTAGGCGGTTTCCTGATGCAAGTGATGGTGCAAGGCGCGTGGGGCATCATTCCCGCCCACCTGAATGAGATCTCACCACCGACCGCACGGGGAACGTTCCCGGGATTGACCTATCAGCTCGGCAACCTTATCGCCGCGGGCGCGGGCCAAATAATATCGGCCTTGGCGCAGAACTCTCCGTTGCCGTCCGGACATCCTGATTACTCGAAGGCTATGTCGCTTGTGATGGTCGGCGTATTTGCGGCGGTCATTATTATGACGGCATTAGGATACTTCGTAGTCCCCGAACATCGCGACGCCGAGCTCGTGGCCGAATGA